The Colletotrichum higginsianum IMI 349063 chromosome 2, whole genome shotgun sequence genome has a segment encoding these proteins:
- a CDS encoding Kelch repeat protein translates to MMPRSWLAALLAIAQLSPVCRADDADALDVPSADNYLRRVFARASVLGDWAYFDGGEVSQYIENGKNTSRPSSPLSSTLSIDLSKSWKPADVAIKQTQKGAQNMMRQAIFTDNSTSSFYIWGGFASYTADPPAARLWKFRANGDGGGSWSTDLKPGNDFFTQLTRSQGGVYVSTPDSGFYFGGYSDAKSDPNPEGPVPGFLQFNYTATDQAWTNHTEAPYSTYGTLVGGSAHYVPNYGPNGLIMIFGGRSHVIGSGQSNSNVGWLDFGSIHVMDPVTKKWYSQKTSGNAPGARMWHCTVGAQSRNNTCEIFVFGGTNMANRETYDEVHVLSLPGFVWKKADYAPTSPRDCMSCIVAGQRQMVTFGGIDRMKWNDNSTDFFRDPDTFPQGVGVFDLTDMTWKDEYNADASSYDSPEAIKTWYNEGNIANVEYSEGVEGLMKSGTAGSGFFSGSGSDSTPVDSGSGSTNTGAIAGGVVGGVVGVALIVLAAFCLMRRRKHKKVPTEETGAAVEAPAHPHGMEQAYSPNPPPSTTVAPSELQGEYHDHSPYSASEVPKTMQPPEMDAQEPRHFYAAELDGSEARR, encoded by the exons ATGATGCCGCGATCATGGCTAGCGGCATTGCTTGCCATTGCTCAGCTTTCGCCGGTTTGTcgcgccgacgatgccgacgcgTTGGATGTTCCCTCGGCCGACAACTACCTGAGACGAGTCTTTGCACGGG CgtccgtcctcggcgatTGGGCTTACTTTGACGGAGGAGAAGTGTCCCAGTACATCGAAAACGGCAAGAACACCTCGAgaccgtcctcgccgctgtCAAGCACCCTCTCCATCGACCTCTCCAAGTCCTGGAAGCCCGCCGATGTGGCCATCAAGCAGACCCAGAAGGGTGCCCAGAACATGATGAGACAGGCAATCTTCACCGACAactcgacgagctcgttCTACATCTGGGGAGGCTTCGCATCCTATACCGCCGATCCGCCCGCCGCGCGGCTCTGGAAGTTCcgcgccaacggcgacggcggcggctcgtgGAGCACCGACCTGAAGCCCGGCAACGACTTCTTCACCCAGCTCACCCGCTCCCAGGGCGGCGTCTACGTGAGCACCCCCGACTCGGGCTTCTACTTTGGCGGTTACTCGGACGCCAAGTCCGACCCCAACCCAGAGGGCCCCGTACCCGGGTTCTTGCAGTTCAACTACACGGCAACGGACCAGGCGTGGACGAACCATACCGAGGCCCCCTACTCCACTTACGGCACTCTGGTCGGGGGCAGCGCGCACTACGTTCCCAACTACGGGCCTAACGGCTTGATCATGATCTTTGGTGGGAGGTCGCACGTCATCGGAAGCGGGCAGAGCAACAGCAACGTGGGCTGGCTCGACTTCGGATCGATCCACGTCATGGACCCCGTGACGAAGAAGTGGTACTCCCAGAAGACCAGCGGAAACGCCCCCGGGGCGCGCATGTGGCACTGCACCGTCGGCGCGCAGAGTCGCAACAACACTTGCGAGAT TTTCGTCTTTGGCGGCACCAACATGGCAAACCGAGAGACCTACGACGAGGTGCACGTCCTATCACTCCCCGGGTTCGTCTGGAAGAAGGCGGACTACGCACCCACCTCGCCGCGCGATTGCATGTCAtgcatcgtcgccggccagcgGCAGATGGTCACCTTTGGGGGCATCGACCGGATGAAGTGGAACGACAACTCGACAGACTTCTTCCGCGACCCGGACACGTTCCCTCAGGGGGTCGGTGTTTTCGACCTGACGGATATGACGTGGAAGGACGAGTACAACGCGGATGCTTCCAGCTACGACTCGCCAGAGGCTATCAAGACTTGGTATAACGAAGG CAACATCGCGAATGTCGAGTACTCTGAAGGGGTTGAGGGGCTCATGAAATCCGGCACCGCGGGctccggcttcttctccggtTCTGGTTCCGACTCGACGCCCGTCGACTCTGGATCCGGATCAACAAACACCGGCGCCattgccggcggcgtcgtgggAGGCGTCGTGGGCGTCGCCCTGATCGTGCTGGCCGCCTTCTGCCTCATGAGACGGCGGAAGCACAAGAAGGTGCCGACCGAAgagaccggcgccgccgtcgaggcgccGGCCCACCCCCACGGCATGGAACAGGCGTACTCCCCGAACCCGCCACcttcgacgacggtggcgccCTCGGAGCTGCAGGGAGAGTACCACGATCACTCGCCGTACTCGGCGTCCGAGGTGCCCAAGACGATGCAGCCGCCCGAGATGGACGCGCAGGAGCCGCGGCATTTCTACGCTGCGGAGCTGGACGGATCGGAGGCGCGGAGATGA